The genomic stretch GATTATTCGAAGTTCAAACGCTTCTGCGTTATGTCGCATTTTTGCGGCGATTTCATGCTTAACAAGGATGATGCCGTTAATAACTATATTGGCATCGGCCTGCCCGATCATGTGAAAGCCGATACGGTTTACAAAACCGGCGATCATCATTTTTACCTGATGTATATTAGTCCGGATGGAAATTACTACAGGTCAGGCTCAGGCGGCCATGCCACAGTGAGCATCGATCTTTGGGAAGGCAACGGTGGCTGGGTCAAGGGAAGGTTCTCCGGGTCGCTGCATAATGAAAACGATCCGCTGAACGATTCAATCGTACTCCAGGATGGGTATTTTCAGGGCTTGATCTATTACGTCACAAAATAGACGACTCCTCCCTGTCATGATCCCAGAATATCCAGGATGGTTCCTGCCGTGATCTTCATCAACTCCGGATCCCGTATGATGGAATGGTGATCCCCGGGGATATTGTGCACTTTTATATTCAGGTTACCAAACTGTTCCCAGCCCAGAAGAGGATCGGGATGCAGGCTCTTTTCCGAACGGATCAGATGGATGTTCATCGGGTAATCCGGAGGCGTGTATTTTTTGTATGCAGCATTGAATCGCTCCAGGATGTAAAAATTCCTGTACTTCTCCGGCACTTTTTTACCCAGGATAATGCTTATTCTTCTTATCCAACGGAATTTCATGCGCCGTAACTTACGGGTGAATGTCACTTTATGCTTTTGCGCATTCCACAAAAGCGGTGTCAGCGTGTCAATCAGGATGACGGATTTTACATTTTTACCCTTTTCTGCCAGCTTCCTGGATGTTTCAATCGCTACCAGCCCGCCAAAAGAATATCCTGCAACAACAAATTCTTCCGCCTTAACCTCTTCTGTCAGTTCATCCGCGTAGGCAGATGCGATGGCCTCCACTGTCTTTAGCCGTATCCTTTCCCCGTCCGACCCCTGGGGGATAAATGCCCAGTACGGCCTCTCCCGGCCCAGAAGCTTGGGCAGGTAGTTATTGGCGCTTTCTCCATAGATCATGACCAGCGGTGCCAACCTCCCCTGTGGCTGTATACGGGCAAGATGAAGATTGGATTTTCTTTCCTCATCAAGGCTTGCTTTGTCTTTTTCAGGAACCAACAACCTGCTGAACGACCGGATATCAGGGTGCGCATACAATTCGCGCAGGGGTATGGATAGTTCACCGTAAATATCCGATAACCTCGACAGGAATATTATGGCCGACAAGGAGTCGCCACCAAGATCGAAGAAGCTGTCGCTCACGCTGAAACCGCCGGTTTTTAATATTTCTTTCCAGATATTGTAAAGGTTCTCCTCCGTTTCATTGGCAGGAAGCAATATTTCTCTTGCACCGGTTTGCTTGTTTTCCGGTGCCGGCAACGCTTTTGGATCGATCTTCAGGCTGGTTGTCAGGGGAAAGGATTCCAACCGGATAAATGCCGATGGGACCATGAAATCGGGAAGCCTGGTTTTAAGATATTCCCTGATCTCCTCCTCCGATAAACTGTAGCCTTCTTTTACGGTATAGTAAAATACCAGCCGGTCTTGCTCCCTGACAGGCATGGTATAGCTTTGTGCCAGTTTTTTCATCCCGGCAGCTACGGCATCTACCTCTCCGGGCTCTATCCTGAAACCCCGGATCTTAATCTGGTTGTCGGTCCGGCCAATAAATTTCAGATTTCCTCCGGGATAAAAAGCAGCCAGGTCGCCGCTCCGGTAAACCCTGCTACCGGGAAGACCAAAGGGATCGGGAATAAATTTCTCACCGGTAAGCTGCGGGTTGTTGAGGTAACCGCTTGCAATGCTTTTCCCGCCAATCCATAGTTCACCGGCAACCCCGGGCGGCATCAGGTTGCCGTACGAATCAACGATATAGGTCTTTACGTTTCCAATAGGCCTTCCAATGGGCACGCTGTCGAAGGTCTTTACCTCTTCCCCCGCAAAATATGCGGTAGCTACCACTGTCGTTTCTGTTGGCCCGTATGTGTTTACTACCTGTGGATGGGTTCCGGCATAAGCCATCCATTGCAGGAGGTTTTCTTTTTTGGCTGCTTCACCTCCCAGGATGATGAGGCGCATTGCCTTTTCAAACGATAACCCTTTGCGGATGATCTCACCGGAAATATTGTGCCAATAAGCTGTTGGCAGATCCAGGATGGTGATCCGGTGCTTTTTGCAGAATTCCGTAAATGATTCCGCACTGCTGATCATGTCTTCCGTCCTCAATACCAGGCAACCACCACTGCTGAGCGTCGGGAAGATCTCTTCGGCTGCCGCGTCAAAAGTTATCGAAGCAAATTGCAGCATCCTGTCGCCGGCTCCGAGCCTGTAATTGGCAATGGTTGCCAGGGTAAAGGATATGAGAGCACCGTGACTTACCACAACCCCTTTGGGCTTTCCGGTTGAGCCGGAGGTAAAGATCACATAGGCAGGGTTATCCTGCCTGATCTCCGGCAGCCTGTCCTGAATATCCTCCTGTGAAAGATCCGGTATAAGCTCTTCCGCCACCAGGATATGTCTTATGCTTTCCGGTAGCTTTTCAAGATATTTCCTGTTTGTTAATACTATTCTGAATCCTGTTTCTTCGCAGATGAGGTTTATCCTTTCGGCAGGATATTTTGTATCCAACGGCACATATGCCCCGCCTGCTTTCAGTATTCCCAGGATGGTGATGATCATTGCCGGTGAGCGGTCGATAAGCAGTCCTGCCAGGAAGGGCTGCGACAACCCGAGCGAAAGAAGATATTGCGCCAGCCTGCCGGATGCTTCGTCCAGCTCCCGGTAGGTGAGCATGGTGTCTTCGAATTGCAGGGCAATGGCATCAGGACTTTTCTCTGCCTTTTGACGGAACAGCTCAGGAAAGGTTAAGCCTGCAGGTACTTCCATATCCGTGTTGTTCCAGTCTTCCAGGATGAGCTTTTCAAGCGATACCGGTATAAGGGGTATGTCTCTCAGGATTTTTTCAGGATGCTTTTGCTGATGCAGATGAAATGCTTTAAAACATTCCTGGAATAGCTCCCGGCTTTCGGTGCTTACCTTTTCCGAAATAAGCTGTAGAATGACTTTGCCTTTTTCGTAACGGATCCGGCAGTTATCCTGCCAGCTTGTCCGCTGTAAGCGTGGGTGCCGGTAATAAATGTCTTTTGCAAAGCTGAACGATTCCTTGTTCCTGCGGATCATTCCGCTGATTACCCCGATGTTTTCGGAACAGCTGATGTGGGGATCGGTCTTAATATTCAATGGAACTAACGGAGAATAAAGAATATCCATCCATTTCCGGTTCGATCCGGGGCTTGCGGCGTCCATGACAAGGGTCAGGGAAGGGTTTCCCGAAAGTCTTGCCAGGAAAACGGATACAAGCGCAATGGATGCCTCCTCACTATTGTCTTTTCCTGTCTCCAGGATGATCTCATCAAGAGATCCATCTTCCAGCGGGAATTGAAACCTCTCTGCCCGCGCCAGTTGCCTTATCCAGTATGGTTCTTTCCGGGCTGACTCACGATAGGTTGCGGTAAGCAAAACACTATCGGGCTTGGGGATTTCAGGCATCCTCCCGGCAGGTCTAACCCCGGCCGGCCTGCAAAAATCTTCCATTACCAAGGGCTCCCCGTCGATGGTTCTGATCTTTTCAATGATAATATCCCTGGTTTGTGTGCCTATGGTTATCTCACCGTGATCGCAACCGGTAATCATTCCGGGATATTTGCCCCTGGCATGCTCCGATATCCTGAGTTTTTCAATGATAAACAAATTGTTCTCTTTCCAAAGCTTGGGCGTTCCCAGGTCGTTGTCGAATTTCCCGCGGAACGTCAGGGAGCGGTAAAGGGCATCGATCTGCTCTGCCGTTTGGTTCCAGGATATAACACAGGCATTGTCAGGCCGTTCGTATTTGCCGTGGTAAGTTCTCAGAGAGAGGTCCTGCCTCTGCGGAACAAGTGTTCCTTCCGTAAGGCCGTTGATCAGCTCTTCGAAGCTGCTGACGGCCAGTTCAAAGCTTCTCAGGTCAAGCGAGGAGGCAACATCCCGGTCATTTACAGGAAATGATTTTTGTATCAGTATGTCCCCTGCATCTATTTCGCTGATCACATAATGCCAGGTGATCCCGTGAAATGCTTCCCCGTTCCGGATGGCGTAATGGGATGCAAACAACCCTGCATTTAACGGCAGTAACGAATTGTGATAGTTGATGCATCCTTTTTCCGGTACCTGTATCAGCTCCCCGGGGATAATATAAGAGTTGTTTATGCTGAAAAGATAATCGAATTGTTTGTCTTTCAGGATGTTGGTAATATCTTTGCGGGGGGATAGGATAGCGGTGTTATGCATCCTGGCCCAAACCACCGTATCGGGATCGGAAGAAATGATACCGTTGATCTTCCATCCTTGCCGGAGCAGGGTGGCGGCACACAGGTTAAGGGTGTTGCCGTCGCCCATCAGATAACAGGTATTTACAGATAGACTTTCTATGCCTGACTCTAGCTCCTTAATCGCGGACAGGGGATTGATCAGAACTGCTCCCAACAGCCTGTTGAACCCTTCGGACAGATCTTTGATTTCTGTTTCCTGGAACAGGGAAGTGTCATACTCCATCCAACATTCCAATCCTTCCTTAACCTTTTCTATGTTCAGCGTAAGATCGAACTTGGAACTACGGTTTCCCATTTCTTTTTGCAAAACCTTCAATCCTGAAAACTCCATTTCAGGATTGTACCAGTTCTGCATGATAAACAGGGCCTGGAAAACCGGGTGTACGTTGTTTTCTGTTCTGATGCCCAGGTCTTTTACCAGTTGTCCGAAAGGATAGGCGGTATTTGAATACGCTCCCATACCTGCTTTATGGACTTCCTGTAAAAATTCTTCGAAACCCATACCCGGTTTGATTTCACCCACAAGCGAGATCATGTTGGTAAAATAACCGATCAGATCCTCGGTCTCTGAGGGTTTCCGGTTTGCATAGGGCGTTCCGACAAGGATGCGATCTTCGTTGAGGTATTTATGCAGGAGAATAAAGTAAACACTCAGCAGGGTAATGAAAGGACTGGTTTGATAACGGGCAGCCAGTTTGGAAACCTGACCGGATACTTCTTCCGGGATGATCCACCAATATCTTTTTCCTGAACCGGGACCTTCCCTGCGGGATTTATTCCTGAAAAGTCCTGCCGGGTCCGGTCTGGGTGTAAGGACACGCTCCCAGTATTCTTTTTCCGGCCCCATATGTCCCGAACGATATTCATTCCATTGCCACTCTGCATAATCCACGTTTTGTATCCTGAGTTGACCGGACAGGGCTTGTGTGCCATCAGCGACCGAACTGTAAATTTCCTTCAAAGCTCTGAAAAGCACTCCCATCGACCATCCGTCGAAAATGATATGATGTATGGAAAAATTAAGGTAATACAGTTCTTCTTCCATTCTGACCAGGTGGAACCTATATAGAGGGCAAAGTTCCAGGTCAAATATGTGATGAGCCAGCTCATCCAGGATCTTTTGGGTTTTGGCATGATTCAAAGGATCATGATGCAGATCGCTGAACGGTAAATCCAGCGGGCTGTCTTCGTGGATGACCTGAACGGGTAATCCGTCCTGTACCGGGAATGATGTCCTCAGGTCCTCAAAGCGCCTGATAATGATTTGGATTGATTTCCTGAGAATTTCACGATTCAGGGTACCTTCAATCTTTATTTGCAGGACGATATTGTGCGATATCCTGCCTTCGTCCATCTGGTGGAGGAACCAGAGTTCCTGCTGGGTCACCGACAGGGGGTAGGAGGGAAGGTTGCGCGGTATGGCCGGGATCACCTGCCGTTCATGAGCAGACTTGCTGTTCAGGATTGTGGCTGTTTCTTTTATGCTTGAATGCTCGTAAAATTCCTGCACGTTCAGGGATATTCCAAATGTTTCGGATATCCTGGAAATGATCATGGCTGCCTGGATGGAGTCCCCGCCAAGCGTGGCAAAGCCGGCATCTGTGCTGATAGTATTCATATCCAGGACGGAAGCCCAGATGTTCTGTAGTTTCTGTTCGGCTTCATTGGAGGGTGGCACATGATGGCTGTCCGGCAGATTCTCAAATGTCATTTCCTTCAATGCCTTTCTGTCTGTCTTGCCCGCGCTGGTCCTGGGAAATTTTTCCAACTGACGGTAGTATGCCGGAACCATATATCCTGGAAGATAATGGCTGATAAAGCTTCTCAATTCTGATGCCGGCAATGCTTTGTTATCCCGTGTGGTGTAGAATAATCTGAGTTTTTTCACATGGCCGTCATCAAAATCGATGACGGCATTATCGGTGATCAGTGGGTGTTTTTCAACAACAGCTTCAATGTCACCCAATTCCACCCTGTATCCGCGTATCTTCACCTGGAAATCGTTACGTCCGGCAAACTCAATGTTCCCGTCTTCCAGATAGCGGCCTGTGTCGCCTGTCAGGTAAATACGTGCCGATGGATCTGCACGGAAAGGATCCTGGATAAATTTCCTGTCTGTCAGCTCCGGGTCGTGCAGGTACCCACGGGCAAGGCCGGGTCCGCCGATGACGATCTGCCCGCTCTCCCCGGGGCCGGCTTTATGGAAATTTTCGTCTGCCAGGGTTACCTCATAGCCGGGAACAGCCTTTCCAATGGGTGTCCTGCGATCCGGCTCCGTTGCGTGTTCAAATTTGTAAAAAGTGGCGCAAATAGTAGTTTCTGTGGGTCCGTAGCCGTTGATCACTATCAGATCTTCCGATTTATCCCTGATTCTTTGCAGGATGCTTTGACGAATGGGTTCAACACCCACCAGCAAGCGGCGGAGCGGGAACAGCTCTTCCCGCTTTTCCATGGCATTAACCAGTTCCGAAAGGATGGAGGGAGGAAAATAGGCGCATTGGATACGGTTCCTGAAAAGGTAATCAGCAAAATCCTGAACGTTGATCAGGTCTTCTGTCTGTAAAAGATGCAGGCTTCCGCCGAAAGGTATTGATATGAAGAATTCCCATACAGAAACATCGAAGGTAAAGGGAGTCACAGACAAGCAGACCTCCGCGTCTCCGGGGGGAGCAACCGTGTTGAAACCCTCCAGAAGGGTCATCAGCGCCCGGTGTTCGATCATAACACCCTTGGGAATGCCCGTAGAACCTGATGTGTAAATGACATATGCCAGATCATCCGGCATGACATTAACCCTTGTGGCTGGATCATCTGCTTGCTGCGCCGTTAAACTGATATCCCCGAAAGTAAGAACTTTAAAAGATCCTTCTGGCAACGAATTTCTGTGTTTTTCTGAGGTAAGGATAGTTCCTGTGCCGGAGTTGGCAATGATCAGGTTCCTTCTTTCGGGGGGATAAGCAGGATCTATGGGCAGATAGGCTCCTCCGGCCCTTAAGATGCCAAAGATGCCGGTGATCATCTCCGGGGACCTGTCGATAAAAAGACCAACAATACTGTCTTTACCAACCCCTTCCTGCCTGAGCCGCCGGGCTATTTTCGCCGATTCAGCCTCAAGCTCACCGAATGTTATTTCCTGTCCGTAAAAATGTAAAGCAATCCGATCAGGATGCTGTTTAGCCTGATTTTCAAAAAGCTCTACGATGGTTTTCATACATGCTGGTATTCTTCCTGGTTACTTCTGATATAGTTATTTATTAAGCAGGCTTTCCCTGATTTTCAATCCAAGATAATATTCTCCAACCGGTTTCCATTCCCTGTTTATTGGATAACCAACGGTAATGGATTTAATATAGTCCTGATCGCCCAGGTAACATCCTTCATATTCTGCCCTGCCGCTTTTTTCTTCCTCGGTGAAACGGCTCATAAGTATATTCTTCATTTCTTCATTCAACTCGAACGGGCTGTTTGAGGCCAGGCAGAAAAAGTCGTATTGCCTTACGTATTTAAAGGCTGTAGCTATGGTTTTAGGCATTACCCGGAACTCATCCATCCACGCCATAAAGATACCATCAGGAGTAAGATGATCGCTGATCTCCCTGAAAAAATAATCGGAGTAAAGGTTATTGCTGTATGCAGTCCTTGTTCTTAAAGGATCGATCAGGATCAGGTCAAAGGTCTCATTGGAATTTAACAGGTAACGCCTGCCATCATCCACAACAAGTTCCAGCCTGGGATCCGCGAACATCTCCCTGAAAAACTCCATTTTATTCAGATTCTTTATCAGAGCATGATTGATCTCTATGGATGTTACTTTTTTCAGATTTGGCATTTCCAGGACTATCTCCGTGATGGTACCGTTGCCGAAACCAATTACCAGGACATTTTCCACCTTTTTTGAATAGAAAATTGCCTCCCCGGCTTCAAAATGGTAGCTATACAATGGCCTCCAGCCATGTTGTATCCCGTTGATGTAATTTACCATGCTATCTCCTTTGACAAACGTAATCACTACGCCGTCAATTCCTTCCTCCAGGTAGGTTTCATAATTGTTTTCAAGCTGTACATGAATGGTTTTGTAAAGTTGCCCGGGACCAGGCATGAAAAGAATACCGGAAACGATAAGCACTGCTACAACGGCTACACGCACAACCGTGCGCAATTGCTTTTGTCTGTATCGGTTTATGAACAAACCAAAAAGGATACCGACGATAATAAATGCCAGGATGGTTGTTTCACTG from Bacteroidota bacterium encodes the following:
- a CDS encoding amino acid adenylation domain-containing protein, with the protein product MKTIVELFENQAKQHPDRIALHFYGQEITFGELEAESAKIARRLRQEGVGKDSIVGLFIDRSPEMITGIFGILRAGGAYLPIDPAYPPERRNLIIANSGTGTILTSEKHRNSLPEGSFKVLTFGDISLTAQQADDPATRVNVMPDDLAYVIYTSGSTGIPKGVMIEHRALMTLLEGFNTVAPPGDAEVCLSVTPFTFDVSVWEFFISIPFGGSLHLLQTEDLINVQDFADYLFRNRIQCAYFPPSILSELVNAMEKREELFPLRRLLVGVEPIRQSILQRIRDKSEDLIVINGYGPTETTICATFYKFEHATEPDRRTPIGKAVPGYEVTLADENFHKAGPGESGQIVIGGPGLARGYLHDPELTDRKFIQDPFRADPSARIYLTGDTGRYLEDGNIEFAGRNDFQVKIRGYRVELGDIEAVVEKHPLITDNAVIDFDDGHVKKLRLFYTTRDNKALPASELRSFISHYLPGYMVPAYYRQLEKFPRTSAGKTDRKALKEMTFENLPDSHHVPPSNEAEQKLQNIWASVLDMNTISTDAGFATLGGDSIQAAMIISRISETFGISLNVQEFYEHSSIKETATILNSKSAHERQVIPAIPRNLPSYPLSVTQQELWFLHQMDEGRISHNIVLQIKIEGTLNREILRKSIQIIIRRFEDLRTSFPVQDGLPVQVIHEDSPLDLPFSDLHHDPLNHAKTQKILDELAHHIFDLELCPLYRFHLVRMEEELYYLNFSIHHIIFDGWSMGVLFRALKEIYSSVADGTQALSGQLRIQNVDYAEWQWNEYRSGHMGPEKEYWERVLTPRPDPAGLFRNKSRREGPGSGKRYWWIIPEEVSGQVSKLAARYQTSPFITLLSVYFILLHKYLNEDRILVGTPYANRKPSETEDLIGYFTNMISLVGEIKPGMGFEEFLQEVHKAGMGAYSNTAYPFGQLVKDLGIRTENNVHPVFQALFIMQNWYNPEMEFSGLKVLQKEMGNRSSKFDLTLNIEKVKEGLECWMEYDTSLFQETEIKDLSEGFNRLLGAVLINPLSAIKELESGIESLSVNTCYLMGDGNTLNLCAATLLRQGWKINGIISSDPDTVVWARMHNTAILSPRKDITNILKDKQFDYLFSINNSYIIPGELIQVPEKGCINYHNSLLPLNAGLFASHYAIRNGEAFHGITWHYVISEIDAGDILIQKSFPVNDRDVASSLDLRSFELAVSSFEELINGLTEGTLVPQRQDLSLRTYHGKYERPDNACVISWNQTAEQIDALYRSLTFRGKFDNDLGTPKLWKENNLFIIEKLRISEHARGKYPGMITGCDHGEITIGTQTRDIIIEKIRTIDGEPLVMEDFCRPAGVRPAGRMPEIPKPDSVLLTATYRESARKEPYWIRQLARAERFQFPLEDGSLDEIILETGKDNSEEASIALVSVFLARLSGNPSLTLVMDAASPGSNRKWMDILYSPLVPLNIKTDPHISCSENIGVISGMIRRNKESFSFAKDIYYRHPRLQRTSWQDNCRIRYEKGKVILQLISEKVSTESRELFQECFKAFHLHQQKHPEKILRDIPLIPVSLEKLILEDWNNTDMEVPAGLTFPELFRQKAEKSPDAIALQFEDTMLTYRELDEASGRLAQYLLSLGLSQPFLAGLLIDRSPAMIITILGILKAGGAYVPLDTKYPAERINLICEETGFRIVLTNRKYLEKLPESIRHILVAEELIPDLSQEDIQDRLPEIRQDNPAYVIFTSGSTGKPKGVVVSHGALISFTLATIANYRLGAGDRMLQFASITFDAAAEEIFPTLSSGGCLVLRTEDMISSAESFTEFCKKHRITILDLPTAYWHNISGEIIRKGLSFEKAMRLIILGGEAAKKENLLQWMAYAGTHPQVVNTYGPTETTVVATAYFAGEEVKTFDSVPIGRPIGNVKTYIVDSYGNLMPPGVAGELWIGGKSIASGYLNNPQLTGEKFIPDPFGLPGSRVYRSGDLAAFYPGGNLKFIGRTDNQIKIRGFRIEPGEVDAVAAGMKKLAQSYTMPVREQDRLVFYYTVKEGYSLSEEEIREYLKTRLPDFMVPSAFIRLESFPLTTSLKIDPKALPAPENKQTGAREILLPANETEENLYNIWKEILKTGGFSVSDSFFDLGGDSLSAIIFLSRLSDIYGELSIPLRELYAHPDIRSFSRLLVPEKDKASLDEERKSNLHLARIQPQGRLAPLVMIYGESANNYLPKLLGRERPYWAFIPQGSDGERIRLKTVEAIASAYADELTEEVKAEEFVVAGYSFGGLVAIETSRKLAEKGKNVKSVILIDTLTPLLWNAQKHKVTFTRKLRRMKFRWIRRISIILGKKVPEKYRNFYILERFNAAYKKYTPPDYPMNIHLIRSEKSLHPDPLLGWEQFGNLNIKVHNIPGDHHSIIRDPELMKITAGTILDILGS